The following proteins come from a genomic window of Meiothermus sp. Pnk-1:
- a CDS encoding ketopantoate reductase family protein, whose translation MKITIIGSGAIGGLAGAYMTRAGYDVVLVDQWKEHVEAMNARGVFIDGIRGEMTVPVRALTPDQLPEHTRKNGPLEAVLIATKSQHTEGALQQILPLISPETFIVSFQNGFNEPLIATILNRAGLGGMERVVGSIPNYGGALVDPGYLEFVHEGPIQLGEMSTPEFTPRLLELAKMLESLTNVQLSPNIWGQIWAKEVYSQQVVFSALADAPIHETLGVERYARIAGAVVREALEIAEANGIKVEAFDFFDPANYKPQTPDDTQKLIANIQHAIWLLKKDQKPTQHEFKKKGSGIWWDIVYRKRPSEVGAMNGKLIEYGKKAGADTQLVEKLANMIFEIERGERQLGFHNYDELEAYVRGIGKELP comes from the coding sequence GTGAAAATCACGATCATCGGTTCCGGGGCAATCGGCGGCCTGGCGGGAGCGTATATGACCCGCGCAGGTTATGACGTGGTACTGGTAGACCAATGGAAGGAACATGTAGAGGCTATGAATGCCCGTGGAGTCTTCATCGATGGTATCCGCGGGGAGATGACCGTCCCGGTTCGAGCTCTCACCCCCGACCAACTGCCCGAGCACACACGGAAAAATGGCCCGCTCGAGGCCGTGCTGATCGCCACAAAGTCGCAGCACACCGAAGGTGCCTTGCAGCAAATCCTGCCACTGATTTCCCCCGAAACCTTTATCGTCAGTTTCCAAAACGGCTTCAATGAACCGCTCATCGCGACAATTTTGAATAGAGCCGGGCTAGGCGGGATGGAGCGGGTGGTGGGCTCGATTCCCAACTACGGTGGGGCCTTGGTGGATCCCGGCTACCTCGAGTTTGTCCACGAGGGGCCGATCCAGCTGGGGGAGATGAGTACGCCGGAGTTCACCCCGAGGCTCCTGGAGTTGGCGAAGATGCTCGAGTCCCTGACCAACGTTCAACTCTCGCCCAACATCTGGGGGCAGATCTGGGCCAAGGAGGTCTACTCGCAACAAGTCGTATTCAGCGCTCTAGCTGATGCCCCGATTCACGAGACCCTGGGGGTGGAGCGCTACGCCCGCATTGCCGGAGCGGTGGTACGCGAGGCGTTAGAAATTGCCGAGGCCAACGGGATCAAGGTGGAAGCTTTCGACTTCTTCGACCCCGCTAACTACAAACCGCAAACCCCTGACGACACGCAGAAGCTCATTGCCAACATTCAGCACGCCATCTGGCTGCTCAAAAAAGACCAGAAGCCCACTCAGCACGAGTTCAAGAAGAAGGGTTCGGGGATCTGGTGGGACATCGTGTACCGCAAGCGACCTTCCGAGGTGGGGGCCATGAACGGCAAGCTGATCGAGTACGGCAAAAAAGCCGGGGCGGACACGCAGCTGGTGGAGAAACTGGCGAACATGATCTTCGAGATCGAGCGCGGCGAGCGGCAACTAGGGTTTCATAACTACGACGAACTCGAGGCGTACGTACGCGGTATCGGAAAGGAACTGCCATGA
- a CDS encoding NAD-dependent succinate-semialdehyde dehydrogenase, with protein MLRQTFNTQALIDAQWITPGRTFAVHSPYSGEVIAQVADCGEAEARRAIEAAVTTFEAWRHTTAYERAALMRKWHALILRDEQTLAQTIAMEMGKPVSEALGEVRYAASFIEWYAEEAKRIYGETVPSQFAHKRLFAIKQPVGPVYGVTPWNFPAAMATRKIGPAFAAGCTFILKPAEQSPLTALKLAELWLEAGGPPGVLQVLPTSDPVALTRVMMADERVRKITFTGSTEVGKILVRQSADTLKRISMELGGHAPYLVFEDADLEQAVKDVVACKFRNAGQTCVCTNRVYVQQSIAEAFSQKLAQAAAGLKVGDPLDPSTQIGPLVDRQGLEKVKAHVEDARAKGATVLTGGETMGGLFYAPTVLEGVREDMRIMSEETFGPVAPVITFKTEEEAIRAANNTPYGLAAYLWTRDLSRAIRVAERLEYGIIGLNDAVPSTAQAPFGGVKHSGFGREGGHWGLEEYLYVKYVSAGL; from the coding sequence ATGCTCAGGCAAACCTTCAACACCCAGGCGTTGATCGACGCGCAATGGATCACCCCAGGCCGGACCTTTGCGGTGCATAGCCCCTACTCGGGCGAGGTCATCGCTCAGGTGGCCGACTGCGGCGAGGCCGAGGCCCGGCGGGCCATCGAAGCTGCGGTTACGACCTTCGAGGCCTGGCGCCACACCACTGCCTACGAACGCGCGGCGCTGATGAGAAAGTGGCACGCCCTGATCCTGCGTGACGAGCAGACCCTGGCCCAGACCATCGCCATGGAGATGGGTAAACCGGTCAGCGAGGCGCTGGGCGAGGTGCGCTACGCGGCCAGTTTCATCGAGTGGTACGCTGAGGAGGCCAAGCGCATCTACGGCGAGACGGTGCCCAGCCAGTTCGCCCACAAGCGGCTTTTCGCCATCAAGCAGCCGGTGGGGCCGGTGTACGGGGTGACCCCCTGGAACTTTCCCGCTGCTATGGCTACCCGCAAGATCGGCCCGGCTTTTGCCGCAGGCTGCACCTTCATCCTCAAGCCCGCCGAGCAGTCCCCCCTCACCGCCCTCAAGCTGGCCGAGCTGTGGCTGGAGGCGGGTGGGCCGCCCGGAGTCTTGCAGGTGCTCCCCACCTCCGACCCGGTGGCCCTCACGCGGGTGATGATGGCCGACGAGCGCGTCCGCAAGATCACCTTCACCGGCTCGACCGAGGTGGGCAAGATCCTCGTGCGTCAGAGCGCCGACACCCTAAAACGCATCTCCATGGAACTCGGCGGGCACGCGCCTTACCTGGTCTTCGAGGACGCCGACCTCGAGCAGGCCGTCAAGGACGTGGTGGCCTGCAAGTTCCGCAACGCGGGCCAGACCTGCGTGTGCACCAACCGCGTCTACGTGCAGCAGAGCATCGCCGAGGCCTTCAGCCAGAAGCTGGCCCAGGCCGCCGCCGGGCTCAAGGTGGGCGACCCCCTCGACCCCAGTACCCAGATCGGGCCGCTGGTGGACCGGCAGGGCCTGGAGAAGGTCAAGGCCCACGTCGAGGACGCCAGGGCCAAGGGCGCTACCGTGCTGACGGGAGGGGAGACCATGGGCGGGTTGTTCTACGCTCCTACCGTGCTGGAGGGGGTTCGGGAAGACATGCGCATCATGAGCGAGGAAACCTTTGGCCCCGTAGCCCCGGTGATCACCTTCAAGACCGAGGAGGAAGCCATCCGGGCCGCCAACAACACTCCTTACGGCCTGGCAGCCTACCTCTGGACCAGGGATCTCAGCCGGGCCATCCGGGTAGCCGAGCGACTGGAGTACGGCATTATCGGGCTCAACGATGCAGTTCCTTCCACCGCCCAGGCCCCCTTCGGCGGGGTCAAGCACAGCGGCTTTGGCCGCGAGGGCGGGCACTGGGGGCTCGAGGAGTACCTGTATGTGAAGTATGTTTCAGCGGGACTGTAA
- a CDS encoding iron-containing alcohol dehydrogenase gives MTAYELGRVPRILVGGEMVKGLGTLVRGLSGKSVAFVVDGAVARGGYLEHLQRALGGIPSATYLVPPGEPTVKVVNEAATMARGLTEPVVIGVGGGSTLDTAKQVGGVIAAHYPIEHYLLCANPWGGHRPIIAIPTTAGTGSEVTRTCIVSDAEGRKMWTWGDELLPDVVILDPAVSATMPAWVTASTGLDALVHALEAATGQRRNPISKGIALHAIRLVIRYLPTAVREPGNLVARQGMQEAALLAGMAIDNCGTGIAHNIGHALGTLYHIPHGIAVTVALEAALPWNLQGNAAVYTEVAGCFGVRPEDLPRAFQGLLEASGFATALQGIQVEAMNADDLATAMQAPENQPMLKNNVQVADQVAILQLAERTVKVWQSHRG, from the coding sequence ATGACTGCGTACGAACTGGGAAGAGTACCGCGCATCTTGGTAGGCGGTGAGATGGTCAAGGGGTTGGGTACTTTAGTCAGAGGGCTGAGCGGTAAAAGTGTTGCCTTCGTGGTAGATGGAGCCGTGGCCAGGGGGGGGTACCTCGAGCACCTCCAGCGGGCTCTGGGCGGCATCCCCTCAGCCACCTATCTGGTACCGCCCGGCGAGCCTACCGTAAAAGTAGTCAACGAAGCAGCCACAATGGCCCGTGGTCTTACGGAGCCCGTAGTAATCGGGGTGGGGGGAGGTTCCACGCTTGATACGGCCAAGCAGGTTGGGGGAGTGATTGCTGCCCATTACCCTATCGAGCACTACCTGCTCTGCGCCAACCCCTGGGGCGGGCACAGACCGATCATCGCGATCCCTACTACCGCCGGTACCGGTTCCGAGGTAACCCGTACCTGCATCGTCAGTGATGCCGAGGGACGCAAGATGTGGACCTGGGGCGATGAACTTCTGCCCGACGTGGTGATTCTAGACCCGGCGGTCAGCGCTACCATGCCTGCTTGGGTCACCGCCTCGACGGGGCTAGACGCTTTGGTGCACGCCCTCGAGGCCGCCACTGGACAGCGAAGAAATCCTATCTCGAAAGGCATCGCGCTTCATGCGATCCGGCTGGTGATCAGGTATCTCCCCACTGCGGTGCGTGAACCCGGAAACTTGGTAGCCCGCCAGGGTATGCAGGAAGCTGCACTTTTAGCAGGCATGGCTATTGATAACTGTGGCACGGGCATCGCTCACAACATCGGTCATGCGCTCGGAACGCTCTATCACATCCCCCATGGCATCGCCGTCACCGTGGCGCTCGAGGCCGCTCTGCCCTGGAACCTTCAGGGCAATGCAGCAGTCTACACAGAGGTTGCTGGGTGCTTCGGGGTGAGGCCGGAAGACCTCCCTCGGGCCTTCCAAGGGCTGCTCGAGGCCAGCGGCTTCGCGACAGCACTCCAAGGGATACAAGTTGAGGCTATGAACGCCGATGACCTCGCCACCGCCATGCAGGCTCCTGAGAACCAGCCCATGCTCAAGAACAACGTGCAGGTAGCCGATCAGGTTGCGATACTGCAACTGGCGGAGAGAACTGTCAAAGTTTGGCAATCCCACCGGGGCTAA
- the fae gene encoding formaldehyde-activating enzyme: MYIGESFVGSGPNAAHINVVLGPRSGPVGTAWANALSSPSAGHLPYMVVLQPGIPVKPATVFVNKAALSGERHEMMTWGPAQAGVAKGIQECLLEGVLPADAEDGWCVIAAVWVDPKADQADEVFANNYRAAKDAVTNALALLPRLSEVREAVRDVHNPFYTPKGY, encoded by the coding sequence ATGTACATCGGAGAATCCTTTGTTGGCAGCGGCCCCAATGCGGCCCACATCAACGTAGTGCTGGGACCAAGAAGCGGACCGGTAGGCACCGCCTGGGCCAATGCCCTGAGCAGCCCCAGCGCGGGGCACCTGCCCTACATGGTGGTGTTGCAGCCGGGGATTCCAGTTAAGCCCGCTACAGTGTTTGTCAATAAGGCTGCACTTTCGGGGGAGCGTCACGAAATGATGACCTGGGGTCCAGCCCAAGCTGGAGTGGCTAAGGGCATCCAGGAATGCCTGCTCGAGGGAGTCCTGCCCGCCGACGCCGAGGATGGATGGTGCGTGATCGCAGCGGTCTGGGTGGATCCTAAGGCAGACCAGGCCGACGAGGTGTTCGCCAATAACTACCGAGCTGCCAAGGACGCGGTGACCAACGCCCTGGCATTGCTACCGCGCTTGAGCGAGGTGCGCGAAGCGGTCCGCGACGTGCATAACCCCTTTTATACCCCAAAGGGCTATTAA
- a CDS encoding DUF885 family protein: MSLFALVEKFLKLYAEFHPVDATFMGLDGHDHRLPPADAGVIERELFALQALLREAESCPPGASSTERLEGRMLRAQLRLAIRELEVRPRFHNPAWYTGEAAFGLISLLLPSDPPRNPDDLRQRLETLPGFLKLGEQWLANRAVPTDWVRRAKLECTALVRLLDEGLRLHPCWSEKLEVPSKTASQAARSFFASLERHPDTNPACGEEFLEFLMREVHGLPFGPLEAEELALAGFEQYRRELARMGDQLDPSRNWREQLSALENDHPALEDVIPTYEHWNLRALELADAAGLVTPAKEYSLSFKNLPEWAKSIVGELYFLFYRSPPVERAGSGSIYWVFPPGDDIEAYLRQQNLATIKITHVVHHGSVGHHTQNARARTSQVRLGQLAGTDCASGVAMLSGGTMIEGWACYVQDLMNEVESFYTPAERLALKHAELRNAAMCVADIRLHRGRWGLEEMRTFYREAVGIAGGRVWSETTRNSIYPATRLMYWLGTRAIRQLRQELNWETRTFHDRLLSYGSLPVDWVAEELRES; the protein is encoded by the coding sequence TTGAGCCTGTTCGCTCTGGTTGAGAAATTCCTCAAGCTCTACGCCGAGTTTCATCCGGTAGACGCGACCTTCATGGGGTTGGACGGTCACGACCACCGGTTGCCGCCTGCCGATGCCGGGGTGATCGAGCGAGAGCTTTTCGCCTTGCAAGCACTCCTGCGAGAGGCGGAAAGCTGTCCTCCGGGAGCTTCCAGCACGGAGCGTTTGGAGGGCCGGATGCTTCGCGCCCAGCTGCGCTTGGCAATCCGCGAGCTTGAGGTGCGCCCGCGTTTCCATAACCCCGCTTGGTACACCGGGGAAGCTGCTTTTGGGCTGATTTCCCTCTTATTACCTAGCGATCCGCCGCGCAACCCTGACGATTTGCGCCAACGGCTCGAGACTCTCCCTGGATTCCTGAAATTGGGCGAGCAATGGTTAGCCAACCGAGCCGTTCCCACCGACTGGGTACGCCGGGCAAAGCTCGAGTGCACTGCACTCGTTCGGCTTTTAGACGAAGGATTGCGGCTTCATCCGTGCTGGTCGGAGAAGCTCGAGGTACCGTCGAAAACCGCTAGTCAAGCTGCCCGCTCGTTCTTCGCCAGTCTTGAGAGGCATCCCGACACCAACCCGGCTTGTGGCGAAGAATTCCTCGAGTTCCTCATGCGCGAGGTCCATGGGTTGCCGTTTGGCCCTCTCGAAGCTGAAGAACTGGCCCTTGCGGGATTCGAGCAATATAGGCGCGAACTCGCGAGGATGGGCGATCAGCTTGACCCTTCCCGAAATTGGCGAGAACAGCTCTCCGCCTTGGAGAACGACCATCCGGCGCTCGAGGATGTGATCCCTACCTATGAGCACTGGAACCTGAGGGCGCTCGAGCTGGCGGACGCGGCAGGGCTAGTGACTCCCGCGAAGGAATATAGTCTGAGCTTTAAAAACTTACCAGAGTGGGCTAAAAGCATCGTCGGAGAACTGTATTTTCTCTTTTACCGATCACCTCCTGTGGAGCGGGCAGGATCGGGCAGCATCTACTGGGTCTTCCCACCGGGCGATGACATCGAAGCGTACCTGCGTCAACAAAACCTCGCCACCATTAAAATCACCCACGTGGTGCACCACGGCTCGGTCGGGCACCACACCCAAAATGCTCGAGCCAGGACTTCTCAAGTACGATTGGGACAGCTCGCGGGAACCGACTGCGCCTCGGGAGTCGCCATGCTCTCGGGGGGGACGATGATCGAAGGCTGGGCCTGCTACGTTCAGGATCTGATGAACGAGGTCGAGAGCTTTTACACCCCCGCTGAGCGCTTGGCGCTCAAACACGCTGAGCTGCGCAACGCAGCGATGTGTGTGGCGGATATTCGGCTGCACCGGGGGAGGTGGGGGCTCGAGGAGATGCGCACCTTCTACCGCGAGGCAGTAGGTATAGCCGGGGGCCGGGTATGGTCAGAGACCACTCGTAACTCCATCTATCCAGCTACCCGGCTGATGTACTGGCTCGGCACTCGGGCCATCCGTCAACTGAGACAGGAACTCAACTGGGAGACACGAACCTTCCATGACCGGTTGCTTTCTTATGGCTCCCTGCCAGTGGATTGGGTGGCCGAGGAACTGCGTGAGAGTTAA
- a CDS encoding Gfo/Idh/MocA family protein, which translates to MSIRRLGVGVLGAHAWAEKAHLPGYAAYERAHLVAICDLVPERAQAMAERFGIERVYTDAQQLIADPEVEMVDICTPTDTHLPLSYAVIEAGKHVLCEKPLARNARDAFAVAQAAQERGVRTKLGFTFRYSPAIRQVQRWIADGTLGQIFHVHGLEQNSQFLDPYFPLRQVPEGADWNQLIPSSIVGYGSHLLDLVRWCAGEYKSVAATMRNFVPERVVRGYGDSLQRIEVEDGTVAIAEFVSGAQGMLQTSYVAIGNYPGVELRVYGSKGAAVARLVTEFGVAETLHFATPDDVEFKRVELPASAYPPGTDLHTPWPELYYRNLVRHFVDEILDDTPEECTFYDGAKSQEAVDAIVQAHFERRWVDFPQSRPYSAETEESRA; encoded by the coding sequence ATGAGCATACGAAGACTCGGTGTGGGCGTGCTGGGCGCTCATGCCTGGGCCGAAAAAGCTCACCTGCCAGGATACGCAGCCTACGAGCGTGCCCACCTGGTCGCCATCTGCGACCTCGTGCCCGAGCGGGCGCAAGCGATGGCCGAGCGCTTCGGCATCGAGCGAGTGTACACCGACGCCCAGCAACTCATCGCCGACCCCGAAGTGGAGATGGTGGATATATGCACCCCTACCGATACCCATCTGCCGCTCAGCTATGCCGTGATCGAGGCTGGAAAGCACGTGCTATGCGAGAAGCCCCTGGCTAGAAACGCCAGGGATGCCTTTGCCGTAGCCCAAGCTGCCCAGGAACGAGGTGTACGCACCAAGCTTGGATTCACCTTCCGCTATTCCCCTGCCATCCGGCAAGTGCAGCGGTGGATCGCCGACGGTACACTGGGGCAGATTTTTCACGTGCACGGCCTCGAGCAGAACTCGCAGTTTCTTGACCCCTACTTCCCTCTGCGGCAAGTCCCTGAAGGAGCCGACTGGAACCAGCTGATTCCCAGCAGTATCGTGGGCTATGGCTCGCACCTGCTCGACTTGGTGCGATGGTGCGCTGGTGAGTACAAGAGTGTGGCCGCAACGATGCGTAACTTCGTACCCGAGCGGGTGGTACGGGGCTATGGCGATAGCCTCCAGCGTATCGAAGTTGAAGATGGCACCGTAGCCATCGCGGAGTTTGTCTCGGGAGCTCAGGGAATGCTGCAAACTTCATACGTGGCGATAGGAAACTATCCCGGCGTGGAATTGCGGGTTTACGGTTCCAAGGGAGCGGCGGTAGCCCGGCTTGTTACCGAGTTCGGGGTTGCGGAAACGCTGCATTTCGCCACCCCTGACGACGTGGAGTTCAAGCGGGTCGAGCTGCCCGCCTCAGCCTATCCGCCGGGAACCGACCTGCACACCCCCTGGCCCGAACTCTACTACCGCAACCTGGTGCGGCACTTCGTGGACGAGATTCTGGACGACACACCCGAAGAATGCACCTTCTACGATGGGGCCAAAAGCCAGGAGGCCGTGGATGCTATTGTCCAGGCCCACTTCGAGCGACGCTGGGTAGATTTTCCGCAATCTAGGCCCTATAGCGCAGAAACTGAGGAGAGTCGCGCTTGA
- a CDS encoding mandelate racemase/muconate lactonizing enzyme family protein, translating to MAIIRIEITHHQLPLNPPFPASWDPQPRTKFPVTLIRVFDDSGHVGIGSGDAMYGFADYQRYFIGQDPLDLERHHAVLSNIDFHAGRPWPMDVALWDLAGKIRGEPVWKMVGGSSNRIRAYASSGVHRPVGEMVKLAKQVLERGFPAFKVRFGRESLAEDLAVVAAIRDAVGSDLEIMVDCNQGWRMPWDTQSPWNLEKALYVAEKLQDERVYWMEEPLHRGDYTGYSELRRRVSIRIAGGEMTREPYEFRELLERDCLDVFQPDAVCTLGISGLRSLAYAVHAAGKIFTPHTWGNGIGLMANLHLTAGTVGAPFIEFPYDPPEWSLERRDYPLQHVIDVDEAGWITLGEAPGLGLELNEELLAATVSKQATFA from the coding sequence ATGGCCATCATCCGCATCGAGATCACCCACCATCAGCTCCCACTAAACCCGCCCTTCCCGGCCTCCTGGGACCCTCAGCCACGCACCAAGTTTCCGGTCACCCTGATTCGAGTTTTTGACGATTCAGGACACGTGGGGATCGGTTCTGGGGACGCCATGTATGGCTTTGCCGATTATCAGCGCTACTTTATCGGCCAAGACCCGTTAGACCTGGAGCGTCACCACGCAGTGCTCTCCAATATCGACTTTCATGCCGGGAGGCCCTGGCCAATGGACGTAGCCCTTTGGGATCTGGCTGGCAAGATCCGCGGCGAGCCGGTGTGGAAGATGGTGGGTGGGAGCTCCAATCGCATCCGCGCCTACGCCAGTAGTGGGGTGCACCGTCCGGTGGGCGAGATGGTGAAGCTGGCCAAACAGGTGCTCGAGCGGGGCTTTCCCGCTTTCAAGGTGCGATTCGGGCGGGAAAGCCTGGCAGAGGATCTGGCCGTAGTGGCCGCCATCCGCGACGCGGTGGGAAGCGATCTGGAAATCATGGTGGACTGCAACCAAGGCTGGCGGATGCCCTGGGATACCCAGTCGCCATGGAACCTGGAGAAGGCCCTGTATGTAGCGGAAAAACTTCAGGACGAGCGAGTTTATTGGATGGAAGAACCCCTCCACCGCGGCGACTACACAGGCTACAGTGAGCTTAGGAGGCGGGTTTCGATCCGTATCGCGGGGGGCGAAATGACCCGCGAGCCTTACGAGTTTCGTGAACTGCTAGAGCGCGACTGCCTCGACGTGTTCCAACCGGACGCAGTGTGCACGCTGGGTATCAGCGGGCTACGCAGTCTGGCCTATGCGGTGCATGCCGCTGGAAAAATCTTCACCCCTCACACCTGGGGCAATGGCATCGGATTGATGGCCAACCTGCACCTCACCGCAGGAACCGTGGGAGCACCTTTCATCGAGTTTCCCTATGACCCACCGGAGTGGAGTCTAGAGCGGCGCGATTACCCGCTCCAACATGTTATCGATGTGGACGAAGCAGGCTGGATAACCCTGGGGGAAGCACCAGGGCTGGGGCTCGAACTCAATGAGGAGCTGTTGGCGGCGACGGTCAGCAAGCAGGCTACTTTTGCCTGA
- a CDS encoding aldo/keto reductase, translating to MEYVRFGNTGLKVSRLCLGTMTFGTPQWRPWVLDEGASAPILKAALERGINFFDMADFYSLGVGEEVVGRTLLSQVRREEVVLASKAYYPMGPGPNQRGLSRKHLFHAIDASLKRIGTDYLDLYIIHAFDPETPIEETLETLNDIVRSGRVRYIGASTMYAWQFAKMVYTSRLHGWSEFVSMQCQLNAAYREEEREMIPFCIDQGIAVTPFSPLARGLLSGDLESLRNRTDGFTADMYGDETSYNIAKAVARVAEGRGVKPAQVALSWVVNRPGVTSTLFAVESIAQLDEQIAALELRLTAEELWEIDRWYTPCDVINDHHPHRIPRTPR from the coding sequence ATGGAATACGTGCGTTTTGGCAACACCGGCCTCAAAGTTTCCAGGCTATGCCTGGGCACCATGACTTTCGGCACTCCCCAATGGCGGCCCTGGGTACTGGATGAGGGGGCCTCAGCCCCTATCCTCAAAGCGGCCCTCGAACGGGGAATCAACTTCTTCGATATGGCGGATTTCTATTCGCTAGGCGTGGGGGAGGAGGTGGTGGGGCGCACCCTGCTTTCCCAGGTCCGCCGGGAGGAGGTGGTGCTGGCTTCCAAGGCTTACTACCCAATGGGCCCCGGTCCCAATCAACGGGGCCTCTCGCGCAAGCACCTTTTCCATGCCATTGATGCTTCCTTGAAGCGTATCGGTACCGATTATCTCGATCTTTACATCATTCATGCTTTCGACCCTGAGACTCCCATCGAGGAAACCCTGGAAACTCTTAACGATATCGTGCGCTCGGGGCGGGTGCGCTACATCGGAGCCAGCACCATGTACGCCTGGCAATTCGCCAAGATGGTTTACACCTCGAGGCTGCATGGCTGGAGCGAGTTTGTTTCGATGCAATGCCAGCTCAACGCGGCCTACCGTGAGGAAGAGCGTGAGATGATTCCTTTCTGCATCGATCAGGGTATTGCAGTGACCCCTTTCAGCCCGCTGGCCCGGGGCCTTCTGAGCGGCGACCTTGAGAGCTTGCGCAACCGTACGGACGGCTTTACCGCCGACATGTACGGTGACGAGACTTCATACAACATTGCCAAAGCCGTGGCTCGGGTCGCTGAGGGACGTGGGGTGAAGCCGGCTCAGGTGGCCTTGAGCTGGGTAGTCAACCGCCCAGGGGTAACCTCGACCTTGTTTGCCGTTGAGAGCATTGCCCAACTCGATGAGCAGATCGCCGCTCTAGAGCTCCGGCTAACTGCTGAGGAGCTATGGGAGATCGATCGCTGGTACACCCCCTGTGATGTCATCAACGATCACCACCCCCATCGCATCCCTCGCACCCCGCGATAG
- a CDS encoding aldehyde dehydrogenase, giving the protein MSVVMQTNWRSLAQSLQPRNQAFIGGKFVDALSGRTFPTYNPATGQLITQIAACDAADVDKAVQVARRAFDSGIWRDLKPTERKAILLRWSQLIREHLEELALLETLDTGKPIKESVSVDVPSCASAIQWYAECIDKLYDEVAPNGPSSLVLVTREPIGVVAAVVPWNYPLIISSWKIGPALAAGNSLILKPAEQSTLSALKLAELAQQAGIPDGVFNVVPGLGPEAGQAIGLHPDIDAVLFTGSTEVGRKFLEYSARSNLKRVGLELGGKSPHIVTKDADLEKAAMYVAYAIWYNMGQTCNAGSRLIVHRSIKDQLFELMRPWARRLYPGDPLEPTTELGALISAEHCDRVKYYIELGQQEGARVAFGGRQILQETGGWFLEPTVLENVHNDMRVAREEIFGPVLVAIEYDELEEAVAIANDSEYGLAAAVWCRDITQAHLVARQLRAGTVWINAFDHTSINAPFGGYKQSGHGRDKSLHAFDKVTELKTTWVELH; this is encoded by the coding sequence ATGAGTGTAGTAATGCAGACCAACTGGCGCAGCCTGGCACAAAGTCTCCAGCCGCGCAACCAGGCCTTTATCGGCGGGAAATTCGTGGATGCCTTATCGGGCAGAACCTTTCCTACCTATAACCCGGCTACCGGCCAGCTCATCACTCAAATAGCCGCCTGTGATGCGGCAGATGTTGACAAAGCGGTTCAGGTTGCCCGAAGAGCTTTCGATTCGGGGATCTGGCGTGATCTCAAACCGACCGAGCGCAAGGCTATCTTGCTGCGCTGGTCCCAGCTCATCCGCGAACACCTGGAGGAACTCGCCCTGCTGGAAACCCTAGATACCGGCAAGCCTATTAAAGAAAGCGTCAGTGTGGATGTTCCCTCATGTGCCAGTGCCATCCAATGGTACGCCGAGTGTATCGACAAGCTTTACGACGAGGTGGCTCCCAATGGTCCCAGCAGCTTGGTGCTGGTCACCCGCGAGCCCATAGGAGTGGTGGCGGCGGTGGTGCCATGGAACTACCCGCTCATTATTAGCAGCTGGAAGATTGGCCCGGCGCTGGCAGCAGGTAACTCGCTCATCCTCAAACCTGCCGAGCAGTCCACGCTCTCCGCGCTCAAGCTAGCCGAGCTGGCGCAGCAGGCTGGCATCCCCGATGGGGTCTTTAACGTCGTACCTGGTCTGGGCCCCGAGGCGGGACAGGCTATTGGTCTGCACCCTGACATCGACGCGGTACTTTTTACCGGCTCTACTGAGGTTGGCAGGAAATTCCTGGAATATAGCGCTCGCTCCAACCTCAAGCGGGTAGGACTCGAGCTGGGGGGCAAGAGCCCGCACATCGTCACCAAGGATGCAGACCTCGAGAAGGCCGCTATGTATGTGGCCTATGCCATCTGGTACAACATGGGCCAGACCTGTAACGCAGGTTCGCGGCTTATCGTCCATCGCAGCATCAAGGACCAGCTCTTTGAGCTGATGCGGCCATGGGCCAGGCGTCTTTACCCTGGTGATCCTCTCGAGCCCACTACCGAACTCGGCGCTCTAATCAGCGCTGAACACTGTGACCGGGTGAAGTACTATATCGAACTCGGGCAGCAGGAAGGGGCCAGAGTTGCTTTCGGGGGTAGGCAGATCCTTCAAGAAACCGGGGGCTGGTTTCTCGAGCCCACTGTGCTCGAGAACGTGCATAACGACATGCGAGTAGCAAGAGAGGAGATCTTCGGGCCAGTACTGGTAGCCATTGAATACGACGAGTTAGAGGAGGCCGTTGCTATCGCCAATGATTCCGAGTACGGTCTGGCTGCGGCTGTTTGGTGCCGCGACATCACCCAGGCCCACCTGGTCGCCCGTCAATTGCGGGCCGGCACTGTCTGGATCAACGCATTCGACCACACCTCCATCAATGCCCCCTTTGGTGGCTACAAACAGTCCGGCCATGGGCGCGACAAGAGTCTACACGCTTTCGACAAGGTGACCGAGCTCAAAACCACCTGGGTGGAGCTGCACTGA